One part of the Lapillicoccus jejuensis genome encodes these proteins:
- a CDS encoding PHP domain-containing protein has translation MTSHTHGGHTHSHDHDHPHSHADLPMSTVEAVDTQIPDHDLTAAGLRRRQFLTRAGLIGAAAAGASVLGQTESAAADGAAPTARPSTGSYQWLAGDHHIHTQYSSDAMYRVADQVQHAGAYGLDWMVITDHGSVTHAKLGVDQVNPDIVAARQQFGDRTLVFQGLEWNIPGAEHGTVFVHPGALEVAVLKEFENSFDGVVNGWTSSSAANEAHALDGLDFLAGSVTSGRVKDAAFFANHPARKGIDSPHEIRGWRDRQPTVALGMEGAPGHQAAGIPAPYGPGSGRGYYDNSPSADSFAGYPLESYVTYGGFDWMTATVGGLWDSLLAEGKAWWITANSDSHQIYLDDSVRGGAGTIDEFTALGHYVPPVHGTTGARTTQGDFWPGYYSKTHVGASRFSFAAVMDGLRAGRVWVDHGGLVGGLEVGVRAKGDRSPGATLGSVVTPKRGTRTELVVAVTPAVLPNFAQFLPQLARVDVVRGSVTGAASDRDTFHAPDTKVLVQRDVSGAKGKVVFTVDLGYVDEPFYVRLRGTDGKRQAVGLNGAAVDPAGPAADVLGDADPWQDLWFYTNPIWVLPR, from the coding sequence GTGACGTCGCACACCCACGGTGGCCACACCCACTCGCACGACCACGACCACCCGCACTCCCACGCCGACCTGCCGATGTCCACGGTCGAGGCGGTCGACACGCAGATCCCCGACCACGACCTGACCGCCGCCGGCCTGCGCCGACGCCAGTTCCTCACGCGGGCCGGCCTCATCGGCGCGGCCGCCGCGGGGGCCAGCGTCCTCGGGCAGACCGAGTCCGCCGCCGCCGACGGCGCGGCGCCGACGGCCCGCCCCAGCACCGGCTCCTACCAGTGGCTCGCCGGCGACCACCACATCCACACGCAGTACAGCTCGGACGCGATGTACCGCGTCGCCGACCAGGTGCAGCACGCCGGCGCCTACGGCCTGGACTGGATGGTCATCACCGACCACGGCAGCGTGACCCACGCCAAGCTCGGCGTCGACCAGGTCAACCCCGACATCGTCGCCGCTCGCCAGCAGTTCGGTGACCGCACCCTCGTCTTCCAGGGCCTGGAGTGGAACATCCCCGGCGCCGAGCACGGCACCGTCTTCGTGCACCCGGGCGCGCTCGAGGTCGCCGTGCTCAAGGAGTTCGAGAACTCCTTCGACGGCGTCGTCAACGGTTGGACCTCCTCCTCGGCCGCCAACGAGGCGCACGCCCTCGACGGCCTCGACTTCCTCGCCGGCTCGGTCACGTCCGGCCGGGTCAAGGACGCCGCCTTCTTCGCCAACCACCCCGCACGCAAGGGCATCGACTCCCCGCACGAGATCCGCGGGTGGCGCGACCGCCAGCCGACCGTCGCGCTCGGCATGGAGGGGGCCCCCGGCCACCAGGCCGCCGGCATCCCCGCGCCGTACGGGCCGGGCTCGGGCCGCGGCTACTACGACAACTCCCCGTCGGCCGACAGCTTCGCCGGCTACCCGCTCGAGTCCTACGTCACGTACGGCGGCTTCGACTGGATGACCGCCACGGTCGGCGGGCTCTGGGACTCGCTCCTCGCCGAGGGCAAGGCGTGGTGGATCACCGCGAACTCGGACTCGCACCAGATCTACCTCGACGACTCCGTGCGCGGCGGCGCCGGCACCATCGACGAGTTCACCGCCCTCGGGCACTACGTCCCGCCGGTGCACGGCACCACGGGGGCCAGGACGACGCAGGGCGACTTCTGGCCGGGCTACTACTCCAAGACCCACGTGGGGGCCTCGCGGTTCAGCTTCGCCGCGGTCATGGACGGCCTGCGCGCCGGCCGCGTCTGGGTCGACCACGGCGGTCTGGTCGGCGGCCTCGAGGTCGGCGTCCGCGCCAAGGGCGACCGGTCCCCCGGCGCCACCCTCGGCTCGGTCGTCACGCCGAAGCGGGGCACCCGCACCGAGCTGGTCGTCGCCGTGACCCCGGCCGTCCTGCCGAACTTCGCCCAGTTCCTCCCGCAGCTGGCGCGCGTCGACGTCGTGCGCGGCTCGGTCACCGGGGCGGCCTCGGACCGGGACACCTTCCACGCCCCGGACACGAAGGTCCTCGTGCAGCGCGACGTCTCCGGCGCGAAGGGCAAGGTCGTCTTCACGGTCGACCTCGGCTACGTCGACGAGCCGTTCTACGTCCGCCTGCGCGGCACCGACGGCAAGCGACAGGCGGTCGGTCTCAACGGGGCCGCGGTCGACCCGGCGGGCCCCGCCGCGGACGTCCTCGGTGACGCCGACCCGTGGCAGGACCTGTGGTTCTACACCAACCCCATCTGGGTGCTGCCCCGGTGA
- a CDS encoding MarR family winged helix-turn-helix transcriptional regulator, translating to MPTTGRPGPRPADTPVRDPALQPLPGWQQTSTLTALQTLIDAASTVPAAVARRAEVSASELHALRHLSAEPLGPAELAHRLGVTTAAASGVVDRLVAHGHVERRPHPSDGRRTVVVLTDGGRTEAFARLAPMFEALARLDGSLSDEERAVVDRYLAGATAAIRTLL from the coding sequence ATGCCCACCACCGGACGCCCCGGGCCGCGGCCGGCCGACACCCCGGTGCGCGACCCCGCCCTCCAGCCTCTCCCCGGGTGGCAGCAGACGTCGACCCTCACCGCCCTGCAGACGCTCATCGACGCCGCGTCGACCGTGCCCGCGGCCGTCGCGCGTCGGGCGGAGGTCAGCGCCTCCGAGCTGCACGCCCTGCGTCACCTGTCCGCCGAACCGCTCGGCCCCGCCGAGCTCGCCCACCGCCTGGGGGTGACGACGGCCGCCGCCTCCGGCGTCGTGGACCGGCTCGTGGCGCACGGTCACGTCGAGCGCCGGCCGCACCCCAGCGACGGGCGACGCACGGTCGTCGTCCTCACCGACGGCGGACGCACCGAGGCGTTCGCCCGGCTCGCGCCGATGTTCGAGGCGCTGGCCCGGCTCGACGGGTCGCTGTCCGACGAGGAGCGGGCCGTCGTCGACCGGTACCTCGCCGGGGCGACGGCCGCCATCCGCACGCTGCTCTGA
- a CDS encoding MMPL family transporter, protein MTATPSSVPDAESPSGSGRRRRRGRHERTPRLGPRVVLGAVVVLLAWLALAGVGGPKTGELSSLQKNDNASFLPADAESTRVADKVAALLSDPSLPLIVVAEKPQALSATDQQDAQRFAAGLPGLPLPGLAGRTVGDYLTAGAQAVAVPSKDGRAVLVVLPLAADRATQTVGDSTVLAEVVAAVKDSVKNDLRATGWTAYVTGPAGTVADFVTAFAGIDGILLLVALGVVLLILLVVYRSPVLPFAVLLTAGFGLAAAGLVVYLVADAGWITVSGQSQGILSILVVGASTDYSLLLVARYKEELHDQESTWAALRTAWRATIAPIAASAATVVLGLLALTLAQLKATSGLGPVAALGIVGAFLSATTLLPALLVLGRRWIFWPAVPRVDHVHRADAVEAGGGWGRVARAVGAHPRRTWVLVTLVLLGASAFLPTLRTAGISQTDTFLTKVDSVLGQEVLARHFDAGSGSPVLVVAPQDQAQRVLAQLQQEEGVTTPYVGSQPGRPPKVVDGQVLVQATLTAPADAPAAVATVSRLRTDLHAISPDVLVGGETAQTLDVRTAADRDIKVVIPTIIGIVFVVLVLLLRALVAPVLLVLANILSFGATMGVSALVFNHVLDFPGGDPTTVLYGFVFLVALGVDYSIFLMTRAREETAEHGHRRGVLVALTVTGGVITSAGIVLAATFGALAVLPILFLAQIAFIVAFGVLLDTVVVRSLLVPALALDLGPRTWWPGRLGHGERDAATAGRAESRTEDRTGGPQALDRG, encoded by the coding sequence GTGACCGCCACCCCCTCCTCCGTCCCGGACGCCGAGTCGCCGTCGGGCTCCGGCCGCCGGCGCCGACGCGGTCGCCACGAGCGCACCCCGCGGCTCGGGCCCCGGGTCGTCCTCGGCGCCGTCGTCGTCCTGCTGGCCTGGCTGGCGCTCGCCGGGGTCGGCGGCCCGAAGACGGGTGAGCTGTCGAGCCTGCAGAAGAACGACAACGCCTCCTTCCTGCCCGCCGACGCCGAGTCGACCCGGGTGGCGGACAAGGTCGCCGCGCTCCTCTCGGACCCCTCGCTCCCGCTCATCGTCGTCGCCGAGAAGCCGCAGGCCCTCTCCGCCACCGACCAGCAGGACGCCCAGCGCTTCGCCGCGGGTCTGCCCGGGCTCCCGCTGCCGGGGCTCGCCGGTCGCACGGTGGGGGACTACCTCACCGCGGGGGCCCAGGCCGTCGCCGTCCCGAGCAAGGACGGGCGGGCGGTCCTCGTCGTCCTCCCCCTCGCGGCCGACAGGGCCACGCAGACGGTCGGGGACAGCACCGTGCTCGCCGAGGTCGTCGCCGCCGTGAAGGACTCGGTCAAGAACGACCTGCGCGCGACGGGCTGGACGGCGTACGTCACCGGCCCCGCCGGCACCGTGGCCGACTTCGTCACCGCCTTCGCCGGCATCGACGGCATCCTGCTGCTCGTCGCGCTCGGGGTCGTGCTGCTCATCCTCCTCGTCGTCTACCGCAGCCCCGTCCTGCCGTTCGCCGTGCTGCTCACCGCCGGCTTCGGCCTCGCCGCGGCCGGCCTCGTCGTCTACCTCGTCGCCGACGCCGGGTGGATCACGGTGAGCGGACAGAGCCAGGGCATCCTGTCGATCCTCGTCGTCGGCGCCTCGACCGACTACTCGCTGCTGCTCGTGGCCCGCTACAAGGAGGAGCTGCACGACCAGGAGTCGACCTGGGCCGCGCTACGCACCGCCTGGCGCGCGACGATCGCGCCGATCGCCGCCAGCGCCGCCACCGTCGTGCTCGGCCTACTGGCCCTCACCCTCGCCCAGCTCAAGGCGACCTCGGGTCTCGGCCCCGTCGCCGCGCTCGGCATCGTCGGCGCGTTCCTGTCGGCGACGACCCTGCTGCCGGCCCTGCTCGTCCTCGGCCGCCGGTGGATCTTCTGGCCGGCCGTGCCGCGGGTCGACCACGTGCACCGGGCCGACGCGGTGGAGGCCGGCGGCGGCTGGGGGCGGGTGGCCCGCGCGGTCGGCGCCCACCCGCGCCGCACCTGGGTCCTGGTCACCCTCGTCCTGCTCGGCGCGTCCGCCTTCCTGCCGACCCTGCGCACGGCCGGGATCTCGCAGACCGACACCTTCCTCACGAAGGTCGACTCGGTCCTCGGGCAGGAGGTGCTGGCCCGCCACTTTGACGCCGGGTCGGGCTCGCCCGTGCTCGTCGTCGCGCCGCAGGACCAGGCCCAGCGCGTCCTGGCGCAGCTGCAGCAGGAGGAGGGCGTGACGACGCCGTACGTCGGCTCGCAGCCGGGCCGGCCGCCGAAGGTGGTCGACGGGCAGGTGCTCGTGCAGGCCACCCTGACCGCGCCCGCGGACGCCCCCGCCGCCGTCGCGACGGTGAGCCGGCTGCGCACCGACCTGCACGCGATCTCGCCCGACGTCCTCGTGGGCGGCGAGACCGCCCAGACCCTCGACGTGCGCACCGCCGCGGACCGCGACATCAAGGTCGTCATCCCGACGATCATCGGCATCGTCTTCGTCGTCCTCGTCCTGCTGCTGCGGGCCCTGGTCGCCCCCGTGCTGCTCGTCCTGGCCAACATCCTGTCCTTCGGCGCGACGATGGGCGTCTCGGCGCTCGTCTTCAACCACGTCCTCGACTTCCCGGGCGGGGACCCGACGACGGTGCTCTACGGCTTCGTCTTCCTCGTCGCGCTCGGCGTCGACTACTCGATCTTCCTCATGACCCGGGCCCGCGAGGAGACGGCCGAGCACGGTCACCGGCGGGGCGTGCTCGTGGCTCTCACCGTCACCGGCGGGGTCATCACCAGCGCCGGCATCGTCCTCGCGGCGACCTTCGGCGCGCTGGCCGTGCTGCCGATCCTGTTCCTCGCCCAGATCGCCTTCATCGTCGCCTTCGGCGTGCTGCTGGACACCGTCGTCGTCCGCTCGCTGCTCGTGCCGGCGCTCGCCCTCGACCTCGGTCCGCGCACCTGGTGGCCGGGACGGCTCGGGCACGGCGAGAGGGACGCAGCGACTGCGGGCCGAGCAGAGAGCCGGACGGAGGACCGCACCGGCGGCCCGCAGGCGCTGGACCGAGGCTAG
- a CDS encoding ANTAR domain-containing protein — translation MTGPSTPDGDDRESRESRELAALSPDDLRREVLHLRRALSSNRRIGAAVGIVMHQLQVDYDEAFARLRKESQNTNTPLAQVADSVVYLRRLWD, via the coding sequence GTGACCGGGCCGTCCACACCGGACGGCGACGACCGCGAGAGCCGGGAGAGCCGTGAGCTCGCCGCCCTCTCGCCGGACGACCTGCGTCGGGAGGTCCTGCACCTGCGCCGGGCGCTGTCGAGCAACCGCCGGATCGGGGCCGCGGTCGGCATCGTCATGCACCAGCTGCAGGTGGACTACGACGAGGCCTTCGCGCGGCTGCGCAAGGAGAGCCAGAACACCAACACCCCGCTGGCGCAGGTCGCCGACTCGGTGGTCTACCTGCGCCGGCTCTGGGACTGA
- a CDS encoding FAD:protein FMN transferase has protein sequence MTADAAALPRPADLPRLRTEPARDDDPAMPRRAVVEQVMGLPVSLHVRGPGAHGDAVAAALAAAYERLRADDATFSPYRPDSVVSRVRDGRARLAGCGPRVRLVASLCDEARERTDGAFDAVRPDPVTGRRWWDPTGLVKGWAVQDAVRGLREELERLGRRHGGYDLLAVAGGDVAVACARTDTPDWVVGVEDPADRARLLATVRLRTGAVATSGTAARGAHVHDPRTGVAATRLASATVVGPSLLWADVDATALLVDGRPDPAPLPGWFRRQVDSTALLRAA, from the coding sequence GTGACGGCCGACGCGGCCGCGCTCCCCCGCCCGGCCGACCTGCCGCGCCTGCGGACCGAGCCGGCCCGCGACGACGACCCCGCCATGCCCCGCCGCGCCGTCGTCGAGCAGGTCATGGGCCTGCCGGTCAGCCTGCACGTGCGCGGCCCGGGGGCGCACGGCGACGCGGTCGCGGCGGCCCTCGCGGCGGCGTACGAGCGGCTGCGCGCCGACGACGCCACCTTCAGCCCCTACCGCCCCGACAGCGTCGTCAGCCGCGTGCGCGACGGCCGGGCCCGGCTCGCCGGCTGCGGCCCGCGGGTGCGCCTGGTCGCGTCGCTGTGCGACGAGGCGCGCGAGCGCACCGACGGCGCCTTCGACGCCGTGCGTCCCGACCCGGTGACGGGCCGGCGCTGGTGGGACCCGACGGGGCTCGTCAAGGGCTGGGCGGTGCAGGACGCCGTACGGGGTCTGCGGGAGGAGCTCGAGCGCCTCGGGCGCCGGCACGGCGGGTACGACCTCCTCGCCGTCGCCGGCGGCGACGTGGCCGTCGCGTGCGCGCGGACCGACACCCCCGACTGGGTGGTCGGGGTCGAGGACCCGGCCGACCGCGCCCGCCTGCTGGCCACGGTGCGGCTGCGCACCGGCGCGGTCGCGACGTCGGGGACGGCCGCCCGGGGGGCGCACGTGCACGACCCGCGCACCGGGGTCGCGGCGACCCGCCTCGCCTCGGCGACCGTCGTCGGCCCCTCGCTGCTGTGGGCGGACGTCGACGCGACGGCGCTGCTCGTCGACGGCCGGCCCGATCCCGCCCCGCTGCCGGGCTGGTTCCGCCGTCAGGTGGACTCGACGGCCCTGCTGCGGGCCGCCTGA
- a CDS encoding FMN-binding protein — translation MRRIVVALMSTLSGLVLLFAYPTSHGAALATARPTPSQDPTGTTDGTTDGTTGGTTSDGTSGGSTPSDTPSAAPSGSSGSSGSSGSSNASTGLKDGTFTGDSTDTRWGPVQVQVTVSGGRITQAQAVVYPDGNGRDQEINAYALPILAQEAVAAQSAQIDAVSGATVTSDGYVTSLQSALDQAHA, via the coding sequence GTGCGCCGCATCGTCGTCGCGCTGATGAGCACCCTCAGCGGCCTCGTGCTGCTGTTCGCCTACCCGACCAGCCACGGCGCCGCCCTGGCCACCGCCCGCCCCACCCCGTCGCAGGACCCGACCGGCACCACCGACGGCACCACCGACGGCACCACCGGCGGCACCACGAGCGACGGCACCAGCGGCGGGTCGACGCCCTCGGACACGCCCTCGGCCGCCCCGTCCGGCTCCTCGGGCTCCTCGGGCTCCTCGGGCTCCTCGAACGCCTCCACGGGCCTCAAGGACGGCACCTTCACCGGCGACTCGACCGACACCCGCTGGGGACCGGTCCAGGTGCAGGTCACGGTGAGCGGCGGCAGGATCACCCAGGCGCAGGCCGTCGTCTACCCGGACGGCAACGGCCGCGACCAGGAGATCAACGCCTACGCCCTGCCGATCCTCGCCCAGGAGGCGGTCGCCGCGCAGTCGGCGCAGATCGACGCGGTCTCCGGCGCCACGGTGACCAGCGACGGCTACGTCACCTCGCTGCAGTCCGCCCTCGACCAGGCGCACGCGTGA
- a CDS encoding ferredoxin reductase family protein, translating into MTADPTDRSRAAAPYELVRPGAHRVPRWWRDAAGALTWASMLVVVALWVHGGGVADLLTGGGTTVTTLGRVTGLVATDLLLVQVLLMARIPFVERSYGQDELARRHRLVGFWSVDLMLAHVVLVTVGYAMTARVAVLAQTWDLLVDYPGMLLALVGTLLLLLVAGTSIRRARRRLRYESWHLLHLYAYLGVGLALPHQLWTGAEVLSSPLATLYWWTLWGAAAAAVLVWRVGVPTYRTLRHDLRVTAVVPEAPGVVSIWMTGRDLHRLPASAGQFLTWRFLGRPGWTRGHPYSLSAPPTGDSLRITVKALGDASGDLLGLRPGTRVAVEGPYGRLHEGVRTRRKVLLLAAGIGVTPLRGLLESLPQQPGDVTLVYRARGEHDLVLRREIEDLAAQRGARVVYVLGPRVRSRDSWLPQSAAGLDDAAALRDIVPDVADHDVYLCGAEAWMAAARTAVLAAGVPEDAVHVEHFAW; encoded by the coding sequence ATGACCGCCGACCCCACCGACCGGAGCCGGGCGGCCGCGCCGTACGAGCTCGTCCGGCCGGGCGCGCACCGCGTGCCCCGCTGGTGGCGCGACGCCGCCGGCGCGCTCACCTGGGCGAGCATGCTCGTCGTCGTCGCCCTGTGGGTGCACGGCGGCGGGGTGGCGGACCTGCTGACCGGCGGGGGCACGACCGTGACCACCCTGGGCCGGGTCACCGGCCTCGTCGCCACCGACCTGCTGCTCGTGCAGGTGCTGCTCATGGCGCGGATCCCGTTCGTCGAGCGCAGCTACGGCCAGGACGAGCTCGCCCGGCGGCACCGGCTCGTCGGCTTCTGGTCGGTCGACCTCATGCTGGCCCACGTCGTGCTCGTCACCGTCGGGTACGCGATGACGGCGCGGGTCGCCGTGCTCGCGCAGACCTGGGACCTGCTCGTCGACTACCCCGGGATGCTGCTGGCCCTCGTCGGCACCCTCCTGCTGCTCCTCGTCGCCGGCACGAGCATCCGCCGGGCCCGGCGCCGACTGCGCTACGAGTCGTGGCACCTGCTGCACCTCTACGCCTACCTCGGGGTCGGCCTCGCCCTGCCGCACCAGCTGTGGACCGGCGCCGAGGTCCTCTCCAGCCCCCTCGCGACGCTCTACTGGTGGACGCTGTGGGGCGCCGCCGCGGCCGCCGTGCTCGTCTGGCGGGTCGGCGTGCCGACCTACCGCACCCTGCGCCACGACCTGCGGGTGACCGCGGTGGTGCCCGAGGCCCCCGGGGTCGTCTCGATCTGGATGACCGGGCGCGACCTGCACCGCCTGCCGGCCAGCGCCGGGCAGTTCCTCACCTGGCGCTTCCTCGGCCGCCCGGGGTGGACCCGCGGCCACCCCTACTCGCTGTCCGCGCCTCCGACCGGCGACTCGCTGCGGATCACCGTCAAGGCCCTCGGCGACGCCAGCGGCGACCTCCTCGGGCTCCGGCCGGGGACCCGGGTCGCCGTGGAGGGGCCCTACGGCCGGCTCCACGAGGGGGTCCGCACCCGCCGCAAGGTCCTGCTCCTGGCGGCCGGGATCGGCGTCACCCCGCTGCGCGGCCTGCTCGAGTCGCTCCCGCAGCAGCCGGGCGACGTCACCCTGGTCTACCGGGCCCGGGGGGAGCACGACCTCGTGCTGCGCCGGGAGATCGAGGACCTCGCCGCCCAGCGCGGCGCCCGCGTCGTCTACGTGCTCGGGCCGCGGGTCCGCAGCCGCGACTCCTGGCTCCCGCAGAGCGCCGCCGGCCTGGACGACGCCGCCGCGCTGCGCGACATCGTGCCCGACGTCGCCGACCACGACGTCTACCTGTGCGGGGCCGAGGCCTGGATGGCCGCCGCGCGCACCGCCGTGCTGGCCGCCGGCGTCCCCGAGGACGCCGTGCACGTCGAGCACTTCGCCTGGTGA